The genomic segment GGATCTGCGGGGGCGTCGAAGCGACTGCGAACCTCCGGTTTGTTGCCGTTTAGCAGGCGCTTGATCGCGCGCACCTGCGCGCTGTACGGGGTGACGATGCCAATCTCACCAAAGATGACGTcgtgacccgcggcgagcttcttgACGATGTTCACAACCTTCTGCGCCTCGACCGGGTTCGTCTGCGAGCTGCCATCCGACCGCTCGTATCCGTCGGGGACGTCCACGAACGCGAGGGGCACCGCGGGGACCGGCCAGTCGAAGCccatcggcgcgcggcgcgcagagGGCGGCGTTCCGGACAACAGGGCGCCGGAGTAGAAAGCCTTGCTCGGgtacgccgcgatggcggggtGCATGCGGTATTGCACCTTGAGCATGAAGGCCCGGATACCCCTCGCGAGCATGCGCTCGAAGAGGGACGTGCCGAGaccggccgcgtccgcctcgcgcgagatGATCGTGGGCGGGAGCTGCTTCTGGTCGCCGATGAGCACAACCTGGGAGCACCCCTTGGTGAGCGGGACGACAGTCGCAGGCTCCGTCGCCTGCGTAGCCTCGTCGATGAGGCAAGCCTGGAAGGAGAACCTCTCGAGAATGTCagaccccgcgcccgcgcacgtGGCACAcaccacctccgcgcgtcggAGCACACCGTTGATGGCCTGATACTGCTGATCCTTGCTCATGTTGGAGCCGGGTTCGATGCCTGCGATGGACTCCACCATGAACTGCATGAGATCCTGTCGCACAGCCTCGGGGCGGCCGATGCGCGCCACCctgacgcccgcgcgagaCAGACCGTCGACGAGGTTATCCACCGCGATGTTCGAGTCCGAGGTGCACAGGATGGGGCTGGTGCGGTTCCTGAGCCACATctgcacgagcgcgacggcggtgtgCGTCTTACCGGTACCCGGAGGACCCTGGATGAGCGTCACCCTCTGGAACAGCGCAGCCTCCAGGGCGTCCGTCTGGGACTTGTTCATGTGCGCCATCGCCTGCAGGTCCATCGCGTTGTCGATCATGCGCTGGCGTTGCATCAGGGTGAGGTTctcgtggcgctcggcgctgcACATGTCCGGGATGGCGTTGATATCGGCGCGGTTGTGGTCCCAACCCGCAACCAGGATGTCGCGGATGGCGGGATCGACGCCCGCCTTCTGGCTCGTACCAGCCTTGACCTCGACCATGTCTTGGAGCGCGTTGAGCTGACGGAGGAAAGACGTTCGGTTCGCGAGCTTGTCAACcctccacccgccgccccggacggtctgcgcctgcgcctgcgtGCACCCCACGAGCTTCACGCTGAGGTTGGGAAACATCGCGCTCACCTCAGCCTCAAACTCGTAATCCGCGCGCCAACcaccaccccgcgcgccgcccctaCCGACCGGGCCCGTCGTGTTATCACGCCTGGGCCCCGTCGGCATCACCAGGTTCTCGAGgtcgatgtcgccgccgttgccgcgAGGGCCCTTCGGCATCTCGCCGCCCATTTGTCTCGCAGCCTCGCCCGTGCGGGAGAGCAGCACGGTGTCGCCCTTCATCAGCCCGCGCTGAAGCTCGTACCCCAGGGCCGGAATGTTGAGCGACAGCTGACCACCCTTGTGCGACGAGTTGATCAccacgtccatcgcggcgagtcCGCTCTCCTGCAGTCCAAACGCGGGTGCGTTGGCCACGCGGTCCAGCGTCTGAAGCGCCTCCTCCAAAAACTCCTGCACCACGAGCTTCGCGAAGTGAAAGTGGTAGTTGTGCACAGCCTTGGATTCGTAGTTGATGATGTGCTCGAGGGCGTTGAGGAACTCGAGGGCGTCCATGGGGTTGGCGCGCTGCGACATGCCGGTGATGATGGCGGTGAACTGTCGCAGCGGCATCTTCATGTTTCGCTCCTTGAGGTAGTCGGCAACCTGGATGGACTCCGCGAGGTGGCACGCGCGCACCAGCCCCATGATCAAGGTTGTCGCCGTCTGCAAATCGATGCCGCCGACTTTGTGCTTGGCATCGAAGACGGAcatggcggcgtccacgttGCCCGTCTCCAGGTGCCTTCGAATCTCCTTCCCGGCGGTTTGCGCGAGCGTTCGGTTCACGCCGCTGCCGTcatccttcttctccttgggctccttcttcttcttgggctTGGGCGTGGCGGTGGGGTCGGCGGTatcggcatcggcggcggcctcgccgttggcgtcgccgttctCCTTGTCCACCCTCTCCGCCTTcggcttcttctccttcttagCCTTGACCTTCTTCTCCGCACCCTCCGGCTTGACCGCACTGTCCAGGGCGGGGTGGCCCTTGGGAAGGGGGATGACGCCCTTACGGGCAGCCTTGGACTTAGAATCCTCGTTGATGggagcgtcgccgtccgacTTGGGGGGAACGAACGCCGCGCCACCCTTGGGCGCGGGGATCGCCTTCTTCCCCTCACTTCCATTTGCCTCGACTTTGTGATGCACCtcaacctcgacgacgttACCCGCGTCGGGCTTTTCCTTGCCTCCACCCTtaccccgccgcgccttgggcttcgcagccttggcctcacCGTTCGCACCCTCAGCGGGGGAGTCAGCGGGCCTGTTGTCCTTGGCTCCGCCCTTCCCCttgccgccgcgaggcttcTTCGGCTTGTCGCCGACAGCCTCGCCACTGGTCGCCGCTGCCGACTTGGGGAGCGGCAGCGGCGCCGGTATGGCGTTCGGGGCGGGTATGGCGTTCGGCGTGGGGATTCCGCCCTTCAGGCCGGACTTGCCGCCTACCGAAACGTCCACGACGGGCCTGCCGTCGGCGAGAGTCATCCTCGCAACCTCCTCGACAACCATCTCCGATCCAGCCTTCTTgctggacgtcgtcgagttGCGGTGCGGGCGGTGACCTCCTCGTTTGCTAACCTCCGGCGCTTTGTTCGTCTCGCTCTTTGTCATATACTTACGTAGCCTGCGTTCCGGTGGCGGGGAAAGGAGCGGACGTGAGcgaagcgcgtcggcgttggcgggAAGATCTCGGGGAAAAAGAAAGGCGCGTGTTGACTTGCGCGCTTTttttgacggcggcggcggcgtttggcgacgacgacagggCCGAAGACCACCCGAGGGGCGCCGTGGATGGTATCATTGCCAAAATTGAGAGGTACCGGATGTCGATCGAGCCTTCCAGCGCGAtgtcgcgacgcgccggttgGGATCAGAGGTGCTCAGATcccacgacggcggcttTGAAACATCGAGGAATATTTGCCTAaaacgaggaggaggcgcgcacCTTCTGTGTGTGAAAGCTCGCGTGTGTCACCTTTTGGCTCGCGACTGTGTGCTTTTGTACGTCTCCTAACGTCCGGTCGCGCAGGAGAGTCGCTTACGCACTCATCCTTTCGGTCAGGTGGCTGGTGCAGCCCCCGCGGTCCGTAGTGGCCACTGCCAAGGAAAGTTCGAGTGCCTCCTTCTCTCGTCGATTTGCAGCCCCCCAATCGATTCGTGCGGCTGGAATCGAAACGACGGTTTGTTTACGGTTCAGCTCTCTTTTTTCCGTGTTTTCCCTTTCCCGCGCAAGCTAACGTGAAAAAGGATCGAGCCATCTGAGTAAATGCCTTGTCGCGGTCGTTTTTCAGGGAGTGACACGACAGCGAATCCAGTCTGGCATCCACGTTGGCTCCACGTTGGCACCTGTTTGTGACTGAGGAACGCGGGAacgggtccgcgccgggtcTGCGAGTTGTGCACATTTTATCAACGCGGAATTCCGACACGGATGGCGACCATGGGGGCTTCCATGGCCGTgcgaacgcccgcgccgaggcccgcgaTGCGCCGGGCAAACCGCCGCGCATGCCGCATCGTGTGCGAAGCGGCGGACAATCCGAAGGTTCCCGAGGGCCTcgtcgctccgccgcccccggtTCCGCTACCTCCGGAAATGGAGGCGAGGCGTCAGGAGCTggcgaaggctgccgcgctcgaggccaaGCTGAAGGTGCAGGCCGCGAaggccgcctccgacgcggccaaggccaaggctcgtgccgaggccatcgccgcggcggaggctgctcGCGTGGCTGCGGACcccgcgaggcccgcgaggCCAGCGATGGGGGACGCGCCATCGCCCGTCGAATCTTCGGAAGCGCCccacgacgcgtcgggcaGCTGGGACGAGATGATCCCGGAGAacgagacggacgaggagtACGTCACCAGGGTCCGCCTCAGGCCCATCCACGGCAGGCTCGCGCTCTGTCGCAACGAACCCAGCCTGATGCCCTACGAGCACCTGCTCTACGGCAGGTACCAGAGGTTCGAGGGCAGgctcgaggagatcgagaagAACCACGGAACCCTGCAGGCGTTCGCGGAGTCGTACAAGGAGTACGGCCTGCATCCCaagcccgacggcgcgccgggggacGTGCGATACGTGGAatacgcgccgggcgccaagCGACTGTCCCTCATGGGCGACTTCAACGGGTGGAAAGCGTGGGAGTttgagggcgagcgcgacgagttCGGCAAGTGGAccctcgacgtccccgccgccgcggggctcaAGCACGGCTCCCAGGTTCGCGTCGTCATGGAGTCCCACGACGGCCGCCAGTTCGACCGCGTCCCGGCGTGGATCCAGCGCATCGTCCAGTGCTGCGACGAGGAGAGCGGCGAGACGCGATGCTACCACAACGGCGTCTATCACGATCCGCCCGAGGGGGAGCGGCACGAGTGGCGGCACGAGAAGCCTCGAGTCCGGCCCGCGTCGCTTCGCATCTACGAGGCGCACGTCGGGATGTCATCCGAGGAGACGCGGTGCGGCACGTACCGCGagttcgccgacgacgtcctgcCGCGGGTCAAGGAGCTCGGGTACAACTGCGTGCAGCTCATGGCCGTCGCGGATCACGCCTACTACGCCTCGTTCGGATATCAGGTTACGaacttcttcgccgccgcgcacaggAGCGGCGGTCCGGAGGACCTCAAGTACCTCGTGGACAAGTGCCACGGCATGGGGATGCAGTGCTTCATGGACGTGGtgcacgcgcacgcgagcgACAACGCCATCGACGGGCTCAACGAGTTCGACGGGACCGGCGGTCACCTCTTCCACGAGGACCCTTGGATGGGCTGGCACGGCCTGTGGGGTACCCGCATGTTCGACTTTGGCAAGTACGAGACGCTGCGTTTCCTGCTGTCCAACATACGGTACTGGTCCGAAGAATTTAAGTTCGACGGTTTCAGGTTCGACGGCGTGACCGCGATGCTGTACAAGCACAGGGGGATTCATTGGGACTTCATCGGCGGCCACGCGGAGTTTTACGGCGATCACGCCGACAACGACGCCTGCGTCTACCTGATGCTCGCCAACCAGATGCTCCGAGACGATCCAAAGTTcgggcccgccgcggtgaccatcgccgaggacgtgaGCGGGCAGACGGGCGTGTGCCGTCCGGTGTGGCACGGCGGTTTGGGGTTCGACCTGAGGCTGTCAATGGGTCCGCCCGACCACTGGGCTCGGCTCGCGCACGAGCCCGACTTCAACTGGAGCCCGTCCAGGGTCGTCGGCCTGGTCACGGGGCGCAACCCGGAACCCGCGGTGAGCTACCTCGAATCCCACGATCAGTGCCTGGTGGGCGATAAGACGTTCGCCTTCACGCTCATGGACGCGGCCATGTACGGGTGCATGAGCAAGTCGCGTCCGGAGGGCGTGCACCCCGCGGTTGAgaggggcgtcgcgctgcaCAAGATGGCCAGGCTCCTCCAGCTGACGCTGGGGGGCGAGGCGTGGCTGAACTTCATGGGGAACGAGTTCGGTCACCCCGAGTGGGTCGACTTCCCGCGGGAGGGCAACGGCGAGTCGTTTCAGCACGCCAGGAGGCAGTGGTCGCTGAGGGATAACGACGACCTCTTCTACGCCGACCTGGAGCgattcgacggcgcgctgatGAGATCGGACGAGGACTGCAAGTTGCTCGCGTCcaaccgcggcgggttcACGCCGACCGTCCATCACTGCAGGGACGACAGCGGCGTCCTGGCGTTCCACGTGGGAACCAACTGCCTCGTGGTCGCTAACCTTCACCCGCACGAGTCCTACCCTTTCTACCGGATCGGAAgcgaacgcgcgggccgcTACGAGTTGGTCTTGGACACCGACGCCAAACAGTTCGGCGGCTGGGGCCGCATCGACCCGGAAGTGACCAAACCCGAGACGGAGGGCGGTCCGTGCGACTGGCAGGGTACCGGCGTGTGCCTGTACTTACCCTCCAGGTCGGCGCAGATTTACAGGCTGGTGGACGAGTGGGACGTGCCGGAGGTGGACCAGTACGTCTATCACAACGACAACGATCTCGGGTACGCCGGCggctacgacgacgagtacgacacggggggcgggggtgacgacgcggtgtGGTATTGATTCT from the Micromonas commoda chromosome 8, complete sequence genome contains:
- a CDS encoding predicted protein; translation: MTKSETNKAPEVSKRGGHRPHRNSTTSSKKAGSEMVVEEVARMTLADGRPVVDVSVGGKSGLKGGIPTPNAIPAPNAIPAPLPLPKSAAATSGEAVGDKPKKPRGGKGKGGAKDNRPADSPAEGANGEAKAAKPKARRGKGGGKEKPDAGNVVEVEVHHKVEANGSEGKKAIPAPKGGAAFVPPKSDGDAPINEDSKSKAARKGVIPLPKGHPALDSAVKPEGAEKKVKAKKEKKPKAERVDKENGDANGEAAADADTADPTATPKPKKKKEPKEKKDDGSGVNRTLAQTAGKEIRRHLETGNVDAAMSVFDAKHKVGGIDLQTATTLIMGLVRACHLAESIQVADYLKERNMKMPLRQFTAIITGMSQRANPMDALEFLNALEHIINYESKAVHNYHFHFAKLVVQEFLEEALQTLDRVANAPAFGLQESGLAAMDVVINSSHKGGQLSLNIPALGYELQRGLMKGDTVLLSRTGEAARQMGGEMPKGPRGNGGDIDLENLVMPTGPRRDNTTGPVGRGGARGGGWRADYEFEAEVSAMFPNLSVKLVGCTQAQAQTVRGGGWRVDKLANRTSFLRQLNALQDMVEVKAGTSQKAGVDPAIRDILVAGWDHNRADINAIPDMCSAERHENLTLMQRQRMIDNAMDLQAMAHMNKSQTDALEAALFQRVTLIQGPPGTGKTHTAVALVQMWLRNRTSPILCTSDSNIAVDNLVDGLSRAGVRVARIGRPEAVRQDLMQFMVESIAGIEPGSNMSKDQQYQAINGVLRRAEVVCATCAGAGSDILERFSFQACLIDEATQATEPATVVPLTKGCSQVVLIGDQKQLPPTIISREADAAGLGTSLFERMLARGIRAFMLKVQYRMHPAIAAYPSKAFYSGALLSGTPPSARRAPMGFDWPVPAVPLAFVDVPDGYERSDGSSQTNPVEAQKVVNIVKKLAAGHDVIFGEIGIVTPYSAQVRAIKRLLNGNKPEVRSRFDAPADPNTLQALEVCSVDGFQGREKEVIVFCCTRANPNGNVGFLADPRRVNVMLTRARRGLIIIGNLGTLRRDPEVWGPWLQWAGDNGLICGLAAADADSASRLATIGMSSLEEIGGRGAGEVMTMGAMLSPTMWAGGGGSASGGNLADLGPTMKEQRDTDVPDAWDDSDDDDDDATGVTTETESVTVKGSTNSLVGLADSAWDDESDSEDS
- the SBEX gene encoding glycoside hydrolase family 13 protein (candidate 1,4-a-glucan branching enzyme), whose translation is MIPENETDEEYVTRVRLRPIHGRLALCRNEPSLMPYEHLLYGRYQRFEGRLEEIEKNHGTLQAFAESYKEYGLHPKPDGAPGDVRYVEYAPGAKRLSLMGDFNGWKAWEFEGERDEFGKWTLDVPAAAGLKHGSQVRVVMESHDGRQFDRVPAWIQRIVQCCDEESGETRCYHNGVYHDPPEGERHEWRHEKPRVRPASLRIYEAHVGMSSEETRCGTYREFADDVLPRVKELGYNCVQLMAVADHAYYASFGYQVTNFFAAAHRSGGPEDLKYLVDKCHGMGMQCFMDVVHAHASDNAIDGLNEFDGTGGHLFHEDPWMGWHGLWGTRMFDFGKYETLRFLLSNIRYWSEEFKFDGFRFDGVTAMLYKHRGIHWDFIGGHAEFYGDHADNDACVYLMLANQMLRDDPKFGPAAVTIAEDVSGQTGVCRPVWHGGLGFDLRLSMGPPDHWARLAHEPDFNWSPSRVVGLVTGRNPEPAVSYLESHDQCLVGDKTFAFTLMDAAMYGCMSKSRPEGVHPAVERGVALHKMARLLQLTLGGEAWLNFMGNEFGHPEWVDFPREGNGESFQHARRQWSLRDNDDLFYADLERFDGALMRSDEDCKLLASNRGGFTPTVHHCRDDSGVLAFHVGTNCLVVANLHPHESYPFYRIGSERAGRYELVLDTDAKQFGGWGRIDPEVTKPETEGGPCDWQGTGVCLYLPSRSAQIYRLVDEWDVPEVDQYVYHNDNDLGYAGGYDDEYDTGGGGDDAVWY